From the genome of bacterium:
GTCAAAACAGAAAACATTGCAGGCAAGCGTCGTTTAAGACGAGTGGCAAAAGTTTGTAAAGATTATGGACAGAGAGTTCAGTTTTCTGTTTTTGAGTGCATTGTTTCTCCCGATGAATGGGTTCTTTTAAAATCAAAATTGCTTGCTGAAATAAAACCTGAAGAAGATAGTTTAAGATTCTATTTTCTTGGTTCAAATTGGAAACAACGTGTAGAGCATGTAGGGGCTAAAAAAACAGTTGATTTAGAAGGGCCACTAATAATTTAAATATATATGCGAACTACAAGTGGAGGCGAAAACATTGGAAGGATCGCAATTCTTGAAAACAGTTGAAATTAAAAGGATTAATGAAAAGTTGAAGGATTATTCTTTAAAAATAAGAGTGCAAGATTATATCTTCGCACAAAGCAAGTTGGAAACGCTTGTTAATAAAGAGAAGTAGAGTTAGGAGTCGCTCCCCGTGTGGGAGCGTGGGTTGAAACCTATTTCCGCTTTTAAAGTTGCCTGCTTTTGAGTGTCGCTCCCCGTGTGGGAGCGTGGGTTGAAACAAGTTGGGAAGATAGTGGGTATGACGAAGCAATGGTCGCTCCCCGTGTGGGAGCGTGGGTTGAAACGTTTGTAACTCCGCTTAGAACGTGGTTGAAGAAGAGTCGCTCCCCGTGTGGGAGCGTGGGTTGAAACGGTTAATGTGCTGATTGTTGGGCTTGTTTTGTTAGTCGCTCCCCGTGTGGGAGCGTGGGTTGAAACTGCCTTTCCGTCTTGTCAGATATACTGCTATCAATAGTCGCTCCCCGTGTGGGAGCGTGGGTTGAAACTATAAAAATGCAAGAGATAGCTCTGAAGCGCTGCGTCGCTCCCCGTGTGGGAGCGTGGGTTGAAACAGTCGCACAATTTCCTGATACGCGACTTCTTCCTTGTCGCTCCCCGTGTGGGAGCGTGGGTTGAAACTTTCCAAATGTCGTCTGCCTCTATGTAAGGAATAGTCGCTCCCCGTGTGGGAGCG
Proteins encoded in this window:
- the cas2 gene encoding CRISPR-associated endonuclease Cas2, with product MFVVVSYDVKTENIAGKRRLRRVAKVCKDYGQRVQFSVFECIVSPDEWVLLKSKLLAEIKPEEDSLRFYFLGSNWKQRVEHVGAKKTVDLEGPLII